From a region of the Streptomyces venezuelae genome:
- a CDS encoding glycosyltransferase, with protein sequence MQSIQPAARRPEPGAGPVAVLVVTWNSAGVLPEFLASLPEGMAGLDWRLVVADNDSADGTVELVRSLAPDATVVQTGRNAGYAAGVNAALAAAAAGEGGFRAALVCNPDVRMRRGCAKVLVDALGSAAPGGGRVGISVPLLYEEDGRTLLLSLRRESQVTRALGEAVLGNRRAGRFPRWSELVTDPSAYGRATVADWATGALMALSGECLEACGDWDESFFLYSEETEYCLRARDLGFVTRLEPAATATHLGGDSQVSPRLWTLLTLNRVRLYGRRHGAAATAAFRAAVLLRETSRAVLGRPASLAAAKALASPSALRATPGP encoded by the coding sequence ATGCAGTCCATCCAGCCCGCAGCCCGCCGACCGGAGCCGGGTGCCGGCCCTGTAGCGGTCCTCGTCGTCACCTGGAACAGTGCCGGGGTGCTCCCGGAGTTCCTGGCCTCGCTGCCCGAGGGCATGGCGGGGCTCGACTGGCGCCTGGTCGTCGCCGACAACGACTCGGCCGACGGCACCGTGGAGCTGGTCCGGTCCCTGGCGCCGGACGCGACGGTCGTCCAGACCGGCCGCAACGCCGGATACGCGGCCGGGGTGAACGCCGCGCTGGCGGCCGCCGCCGCAGGGGAGGGCGGCTTCCGGGCGGCCCTGGTCTGCAATCCGGACGTCCGGATGCGCCGGGGCTGCGCCAAGGTGCTCGTCGACGCGCTGGGCAGCGCAGCGCCCGGCGGCGGCCGGGTCGGGATCAGCGTCCCGCTGCTGTACGAGGAGGACGGCCGTACGCTGCTGCTCTCGCTGCGCCGGGAGTCGCAGGTGACCCGGGCACTCGGCGAGGCGGTGCTGGGCAACCGCCGGGCGGGGCGGTTCCCGCGCTGGAGCGAACTGGTGACCGACCCGTCCGCGTACGGGCGGGCCACGGTCGCGGACTGGGCGACGGGCGCGCTGATGGCCCTGTCCGGGGAGTGCCTGGAGGCGTGCGGGGACTGGGACGAGTCCTTCTTCCTGTACTCGGAGGAGACCGAGTACTGCCTGCGGGCCCGGGACCTCGGCTTCGTCACCCGCCTGGAGCCCGCGGCCACGGCCACCCATCTCGGCGGGGACTCGCAGGTGTCGCCCCGGCTGTGGACCCTGCTGACGCTCAACCGGGTCCGGCTCTACGGGCGCCGGCACGGGGCGGCGGCGACCGCCGCGTTCCGGGCGGCCGTGCTCCTTCGGGAGACCTCCCGTGCGGTGCTGGGCCGGCCCGCGAGCCTGGCGGCCGCGAAGGCCCTGGCCAGCCCTTCCGCCCTGCGGGCCACGCCGGGGCCGTGA
- a CDS encoding glycosyltransferase, which translates to MSTVSVVIPCYKYGHFLADCVKSVLDEQEGVDVRVLIIDDASPDDSADVARALAAADPRIEVRVHETNKGHIATYNEGLLEWADGDYVALLSADDRLVPGALVRAAALLDAHPEAGFAYGRPLRFRHGGPLPAARTHSTGSVVYPGRWWLDRRFREGTGCITSPEVVVRTSLQRKVGGYDPQLPHAGDIEMWMRLAAHADVGYVQGADQAFYRVHGDNMSTTDFGGQLDDLRQRLVAFDSVLDKCSGLLPGADRLALAARTRLARYALRRAYRAYDRGRTAVVPVDELVEFAAECLPGDYTRLGEYRALMRRRRIGARAMPYLQPLVLSAVADRGREWLWWRSWKRRGI; encoded by the coding sequence GTGAGCACGGTCAGCGTGGTGATCCCCTGCTACAAGTACGGCCACTTCCTGGCGGACTGCGTCAAGAGCGTGCTGGACGAGCAGGAGGGCGTCGACGTACGGGTACTGATCATCGACGACGCCTCGCCCGACGACTCCGCGGACGTCGCCCGCGCGCTGGCGGCCGCCGACCCGCGGATCGAGGTACGGGTCCACGAGACCAACAAGGGGCACATCGCCACCTACAACGAGGGCCTGCTGGAGTGGGCCGACGGGGACTACGTGGCCCTGCTGTCGGCCGACGACCGGCTGGTGCCCGGGGCCCTGGTGCGGGCGGCGGCCCTGCTCGACGCGCATCCGGAGGCGGGTTTCGCCTACGGCAGGCCGTTGCGCTTCCGGCACGGCGGGCCGCTTCCCGCGGCCCGCACCCACAGCACGGGGTCGGTCGTCTACCCCGGACGGTGGTGGCTGGACCGGCGGTTCCGGGAGGGCACCGGATGCATCACCTCACCCGAGGTGGTGGTCCGCACCAGCCTCCAGCGCAAGGTCGGGGGCTACGATCCGCAGCTGCCGCACGCCGGCGACATCGAGATGTGGATGCGGCTCGCGGCGCACGCCGACGTGGGCTACGTCCAGGGGGCCGACCAGGCCTTCTACCGGGTCCACGGCGACAACATGTCCACCACGGACTTCGGCGGCCAGCTCGACGACCTGCGCCAGCGCCTCGTCGCCTTCGACTCGGTGCTCGACAAGTGCTCCGGGCTGCTGCCCGGGGCCGACCGGCTGGCGCTGGCGGCGCGCACCCGGCTCGCCCGGTACGCGCTGCGGCGCGCCTACCGGGCGTACGACCGGGGACGCACCGCGGTGGTACCGGTCGACGAGCTCGTGGAGTTCGCGGCCGAGTGCCTGCCCGGGGACTACACGAGGCTGGGCGAGTACCGGGCGCTGATGCGGCGCCGCCGCATCGGGGCGCGCGCCATGCCGTACCTCCAGCCGCTCGTGCTCTCGGCCGTGGCCGACCGGGGGCGCGAGTGGCTGTGGTGGCGGTCCTGGAAGCGTCGAGGGATCTGA
- a CDS encoding bpX6 domain-containing protein: MSATQGAAFRATVTATAFVLDVPVIGPAEAAERALASWQDGAELRRLPDGRWLYMLAAPVEIRADRAPGLPVVRTDRGAHAAVGADAGAAAAGQLALGAGGVTAVHRIASLTDLDPAGWLDLSGLTLHRPRPVGAAEPEAEPVVESLPQRPRTDLRAAAGIPPRTERARRLTEDAPAGRRNRPAPFAGWQWPRTPSGSGPLAFAAVVLLVVLPLLLVVASQGSALHVGVLLLAFVVGPAVARFRTAHGGAAAGPEGSATGAGTGASAARPEPGRSRSRARRPVFKALLARLTMRTAGPLVQGRHARYLRELTTAFEQRRWEDALRDAIRLTGGRPSEQKPWLALGLPRRYQGALRPTPEAGGSGAASPLSGATVHQHLTALYQRAAESLEREGRIDEAAFVLADLRDAPAEAVALLLRHRRIRQAAELAEGRDLAADLVVRLWWQAGERERAVRTAYRRAAFAPAVERLAADDQASARELRAAWAEHRREAGDRLGAAEVLWADEALRPSAVADLRDAVALGGPTRSRALPYLLALGAGESTRALALAVLDSDGDPATTGRSALAAALAELPAADPAADRELATAAARAVVRDGGFGGALADREAGARHQKLLKRADPLVAADLAKPHRAAPVAHTAAHTSADRPGTLPVLDAALLGSGAVLVACGQAGVRLLTADGRTKARWDVPAAQLVLADHGGAALLLADYGQVREVSRLDLATRSVRPWTTLSAQQIVPSFDGRHLITADADGITVLDTLAPRPTVVWRELGGGERLIGRLARTPAGCTGVVASPLPDGTSVIELWRWDLPGWELRSRTRQEAFHPGRFAVLASGSLLAVDPQPADGPEDGPGAGRPGRTDLHWITERPIARTGAAPSVEGLAPAGPIADGDHWALAVPGPDGTGVLLHTGAGAASAPTATVFHPQADAHPPGIRRHAGAVTHWHRSGRILATTPDGATLLANLRVTVD; this comes from the coding sequence GTGAGCGCCACCCAGGGCGCGGCGTTCCGCGCCACCGTCACGGCCACCGCGTTCGTCCTCGACGTGCCCGTGATCGGCCCGGCCGAGGCCGCCGAACGTGCCCTCGCCTCCTGGCAGGACGGCGCGGAACTGCGCCGGCTGCCCGACGGACGCTGGCTGTACATGCTGGCCGCACCCGTGGAGATCCGTGCCGACCGAGCCCCCGGACTGCCCGTCGTCCGGACGGACCGTGGCGCACACGCCGCCGTCGGAGCCGACGCCGGCGCCGCGGCTGCCGGACAGCTCGCGTTGGGCGCGGGCGGCGTGACGGCCGTCCACCGCATCGCCTCGCTCACCGACCTGGACCCGGCCGGGTGGCTCGACCTGTCCGGACTCACGCTCCACCGCCCGCGACCGGTCGGAGCCGCCGAGCCCGAGGCCGAACCCGTCGTGGAGTCCCTGCCGCAGCGACCGAGGACCGACCTGCGCGCGGCCGCGGGCATCCCGCCCAGGACGGAGCGGGCCCGCCGGCTCACCGAGGACGCCCCGGCCGGCCGCCGTAACCGGCCGGCGCCGTTCGCGGGGTGGCAGTGGCCGCGTACGCCGTCCGGGTCCGGCCCGCTCGCCTTCGCCGCCGTCGTCCTCCTGGTGGTGCTGCCCCTCCTCCTCGTCGTCGCGTCACAGGGCAGCGCCCTCCATGTCGGCGTGCTGCTGCTCGCGTTCGTCGTCGGCCCCGCGGTCGCCCGCTTCCGCACGGCCCACGGAGGTGCCGCGGCGGGCCCGGAAGGCTCCGCCACCGGAGCCGGTACCGGCGCTTCCGCCGCGCGACCGGAGCCCGGCCGGTCGCGCTCCCGCGCCCGCCGCCCGGTGTTCAAGGCTCTCCTGGCCCGTCTGACGATGCGTACGGCCGGCCCGCTGGTGCAGGGCCGGCACGCCCGCTACCTGCGTGAACTGACCACGGCGTTCGAGCAGCGCCGCTGGGAGGACGCCCTGCGCGACGCGATCCGGCTGACCGGCGGCCGGCCGTCCGAGCAGAAACCCTGGCTCGCCCTCGGCCTGCCCCGCCGCTACCAGGGCGCCCTGCGCCCCACGCCCGAGGCCGGGGGTTCCGGCGCCGCCTCCCCCCTCTCCGGCGCCACCGTCCACCAACACCTCACCGCGCTCTACCAGCGGGCCGCCGAGAGCCTGGAGCGCGAGGGCCGAATCGACGAGGCCGCGTTCGTCCTCGCCGACCTGCGTGACGCCCCGGCCGAGGCGGTCGCGCTGCTGCTCCGGCACCGCCGCATCCGACAGGCGGCCGAGCTGGCGGAGGGCCGCGACCTCGCCGCGGACCTCGTGGTCCGGCTCTGGTGGCAGGCCGGCGAACGCGAACGGGCCGTCCGGACGGCCTACCGGCGGGCCGCGTTCGCCCCTGCCGTGGAGCGCCTCGCGGCCGACGACCAGGCGTCCGCCCGTGAACTGCGCGCCGCCTGGGCCGAGCACCGCAGGGAGGCCGGCGACCGTCTGGGCGCCGCCGAGGTGCTCTGGGCGGACGAGGCGCTGCGCCCCTCGGCCGTCGCCGACCTGCGTGACGCGGTCGCGCTCGGCGGGCCGACCCGGAGCCGGGCGCTGCCGTACCTGCTGGCGCTCGGCGCCGGGGAGTCGACCAGGGCGCTCGCCCTGGCCGTCCTCGACAGCGACGGGGACCCGGCCACCACCGGACGGTCGGCGCTGGCCGCGGCACTGGCCGAACTCCCGGCCGCCGACCCGGCGGCGGACCGTGAACTCGCCACCGCGGCGGCCCGCGCGGTCGTCCGGGACGGCGGCTTCGGCGGCGCCCTCGCCGACCGCGAAGCGGGGGCCCGACACCAGAAGCTGCTGAAGCGGGCCGACCCGCTGGTCGCCGCCGACCTGGCCAAGCCGCACCGCGCGGCCCCCGTCGCGCACACCGCGGCGCACACCTCCGCAGACCGGCCCGGCACGCTGCCGGTGCTGGACGCGGCGCTGCTCGGCTCCGGCGCCGTCCTGGTCGCCTGCGGCCAGGCGGGCGTCCGGCTGCTCACCGCCGACGGCCGCACCAAGGCCCGCTGGGACGTGCCCGCCGCCCAGCTGGTACTCGCCGACCACGGCGGCGCGGCGCTGCTCTTGGCCGACTACGGCCAGGTCCGGGAGGTCTCCCGGCTCGACCTCGCCACCCGCTCGGTCCGGCCCTGGACGACGCTGAGCGCACAGCAGATCGTCCCGTCCTTCGACGGACGGCACCTGATCACGGCCGACGCCGACGGCATCACGGTGCTGGACACCCTCGCGCCCCGGCCCACCGTGGTCTGGCGCGAACTCGGCGGCGGCGAGCGGCTCATCGGACGGCTCGCCCGAACGCCCGCCGGATGCACGGGCGTCGTGGCGTCGCCGCTCCCCGACGGCACCTCGGTCATCGAGCTCTGGCGCTGGGACCTGCCCGGCTGGGAGCTGCGCTCCCGCACCCGGCAGGAGGCCTTCCACCCCGGCCGCTTCGCCGTGCTCGCCTCCGGCAGCCTGCTCGCCGTCGACCCGCAACCGGCGGACGGGCCGGAAGACGGGCCCGGGGCCGGGCGCCCGGGCCGGACCGATCTGCACTGGATCACCGAGCGCCCGATCGCCCGGACCGGTGCTGCTCCGAGCGTCGAGGGTCTCGCGCCGGCGGGGCCGATCGCCGACGGCGACCACTGGGCGCTCGCGGTGCCCGGCCCGGACGGCACGGGAGTCCTCCTCCACACCGGCGCGGGCGCGGCCTCCGCGCCCACCGCCACCGTGTTCCACCCGCAGGCCGACGCACACCCCCCGGGCATCCGCCGGCACGCCGGCGCGGTCACCCACTGGCACCGCTCAGGCCGGATCCTGGCCACCACCCCCGACGGCGCCACCCTGCTGGCCAACCTGCGCGTCACGGTCGACTGA
- a CDS encoding glycosyltransferase family 2 protein → MMRRIARAPWELLKRTFGWLVLFETRNKVLLAPSALRLRRFEDAETQRLAADLGEPPTALVATVIPTHRRPGALRAAVRSALAQTVTDQVVVVVDDGAGVPELPSDPRLFAVSLARNTATAGVVRNVGIRLTRSRYVAFLDDDNLWEPDHLEQALAALEAPGGPDAVYTALRRVLPDGTDRDVLSVPFDRRRAAHEAFLDTNAFVARRNRSLYFSRLHRTPEVLPREDWELIRRYGRRHAVRHLPRATVRYLVNPESFWTAWDGS, encoded by the coding sequence ATGATGCGCCGGATCGCCCGCGCCCCCTGGGAACTGCTCAAGCGCACCTTCGGCTGGCTGGTGCTCTTCGAAACCAGGAACAAGGTCCTCCTGGCCCCCTCCGCCCTGCGGCTGCGCCGCTTCGAGGACGCCGAGACCCAGCGCCTCGCCGCGGACCTGGGCGAGCCCCCGACCGCCCTGGTCGCCACCGTCATCCCCACCCACCGGCGCCCCGGGGCACTGCGCGCGGCGGTCCGCTCCGCGCTCGCCCAGACGGTCACCGACCAGGTGGTCGTCGTCGTCGACGACGGCGCGGGCGTGCCCGAACTGCCGTCGGACCCCCGCCTGTTCGCGGTGTCCCTGGCCCGCAACACGGCGACCGCCGGAGTCGTGCGCAACGTCGGGATCCGGCTGACCCGCTCGCGCTACGTGGCCTTCCTCGACGACGACAACCTCTGGGAGCCCGACCACCTGGAGCAGGCCCTGGCCGCGCTGGAGGCACCCGGCGGGCCCGACGCCGTCTACACCGCACTGCGCAGGGTGCTGCCCGACGGCACCGACCGGGACGTCCTGTCCGTGCCCTTCGACCGCCGCCGCGCCGCCCACGAGGCCTTCCTGGACACCAACGCCTTCGTGGCACGGCGCAACCGGTCCCTGTACTTCAGCCGGCTGCACCGCACCCCCGAGGTACTGCCCCGCGAGGACTGGGAACTGATCCGCCGCTACGGCCGCCGGCACGCGGTACGCCACCTGCCCCGCGCGACCGTCCGCTACCTGGTCAACCCGGAGAGCTTCTGGACCGCCTGGGACGGCTCGTAG
- a CDS encoding O-antigen ligase family protein, translating to MSIGEILAVLRRRWYVMVPLTLISLLAGAHLYRSVPVAYQSQSSVALLDSTAVAELAPAFGNPISNAGGSLVVTADVLIRTLSGTDAARDLQGIGVTDPYTVGFAANTSGPMLTLTVTGTDRANVLEETNKLTAFAGETLNALQAAAKVKPAYMVQTAPVVLPQTPVPQMKSRYQQVLGVVIVGTTSAFVLSFLTDSLLAALRRRRAAGAAPARGRGRRKPWGRQLDATALLSGYLALAFFIPSNLTLPGMGGVGTPANVFALLCLFWYLAAWITGRIRPAPGTRLPRVVMCLLAFSVLASYLANAMRGSSHKEVLAADRGLIGLLVWVSLVVLVSAGIQDRERLDVLLRRAVVMGSVVAAIGFYDFFTATNVADSITIPGLQSSVAQITTLDRGSFTRPRSTTAQPLEFGGMLAIMLPFAVQQAFDPVRRHLRAWRRWGPVVLMGGALPLTVSRTSIIGALIVILVMVLRWKPERRWAAIGLLMGSVACFKVVIPGLIGTITALFASFVSNSDSSTQARTVKYSAIVPYLSERPLFGRGFGTFLPELFFFTDNQYMLTLAEMGLVGLLALLVLLFTGIHQGGAIRRLARTESDRELGQAFFASALVSLVIAATFDALSFPMFAGVFFLTIAAGGSYLGFIRRTAPEPATVESPCSPSSPQPADRSRVPAL from the coding sequence GTGAGTATCGGTGAGATCCTCGCGGTGCTCCGGCGCCGCTGGTACGTGATGGTGCCGCTGACGCTGATCAGTCTGCTCGCGGGGGCGCACCTGTACCGTTCGGTGCCGGTGGCCTACCAGTCGCAGAGCTCGGTGGCGCTGCTCGACTCGACGGCGGTGGCGGAACTGGCGCCGGCCTTCGGCAATCCCATCTCGAACGCCGGCGGTTCGCTGGTGGTCACCGCGGACGTGCTGATCAGGACGCTGTCGGGGACGGACGCGGCGCGGGACCTGCAGGGCATCGGGGTGACCGATCCCTACACGGTCGGGTTCGCCGCGAACACCTCGGGCCCGATGCTGACGCTGACCGTCACGGGGACCGACCGGGCGAACGTGCTGGAGGAGACCAACAAGCTGACCGCCTTCGCCGGGGAGACGCTCAACGCGCTCCAGGCGGCGGCCAAGGTGAAGCCCGCGTACATGGTGCAGACGGCTCCCGTGGTGCTGCCGCAGACCCCGGTGCCGCAGATGAAGAGCCGCTACCAGCAGGTGCTGGGCGTCGTCATCGTGGGCACCACCTCCGCGTTCGTGCTGTCCTTCCTGACGGACAGCCTGCTGGCGGCGCTCCGCCGCAGGCGCGCGGCCGGGGCCGCGCCGGCCCGGGGGCGCGGGCGCCGCAAGCCGTGGGGGCGACAGCTGGACGCGACCGCCCTGCTGAGCGGCTATCTGGCGCTGGCCTTCTTCATCCCCTCGAACCTGACCCTGCCGGGGATGGGCGGGGTGGGCACGCCGGCCAACGTGTTCGCGCTGCTGTGCCTGTTCTGGTACCTGGCCGCGTGGATCACCGGGCGGATCCGGCCCGCCCCGGGCACCCGGCTGCCGCGGGTGGTGATGTGCCTGCTGGCCTTCTCGGTGCTGGCCTCGTACCTCGCGAACGCGATGCGCGGCAGCTCGCACAAGGAGGTGCTGGCGGCGGACCGCGGGCTGATCGGGCTGCTCGTCTGGGTGTCCCTCGTGGTGCTGGTGTCCGCGGGGATCCAGGACCGTGAGCGCCTGGACGTGCTGCTGCGCCGGGCCGTGGTGATGGGGTCGGTGGTGGCCGCCATCGGCTTCTACGACTTCTTCACCGCGACGAACGTCGCCGACAGCATCACCATCCCCGGCCTGCAGTCCAGCGTCGCCCAGATCACCACCCTGGACCGGGGTTCCTTCACCCGGCCGCGGTCCACGACGGCGCAGCCACTGGAGTTCGGCGGAATGCTCGCCATCATGCTGCCCTTCGCCGTGCAGCAGGCCTTCGATCCGGTACGCCGGCACCTGCGCGCGTGGCGCCGCTGGGGGCCGGTGGTGCTGATGGGCGGGGCGCTGCCGCTGACGGTGTCGCGCACCTCCATCATCGGGGCGCTCATCGTGATCCTGGTGATGGTGCTGCGCTGGAAGCCGGAGCGCCGGTGGGCCGCGATCGGTCTGCTGATGGGCTCGGTGGCCTGCTTCAAGGTGGTCATCCCGGGGTTGATCGGCACCATCACGGCGCTCTTCGCCTCCTTCGTGTCGAACTCCGACAGCAGCACCCAGGCCCGCACTGTCAAGTACAGCGCGATCGTCCCCTACCTCAGCGAACGGCCCCTGTTCGGAAGGGGCTTCGGAACCTTCCTGCCCGAACTGTTCTTCTTCACCGACAACCAGTACATGCTCACCCTGGCGGAGATGGGCCTCGTGGGGCTGCTCGCCCTGCTGGTCCTGCTCTTCACCGGGATCCACCAGGGCGGTGCCATCCGCCGGCTGGCCCGTACCGAGTCCGACCGGGAGCTGGGGCAGGCCTTCTTCGCCTCCGCGCTGGTCTCCCTGGTCATCGCCGCCACCTTCGACGCCCTCAGCTTCCCGATGTTCGCCGGGGTGTTCTTCCTGACGATCGCCGCCGGAGGCAGCTACCTCGGGTTCATCCGGCGTACGGCGCCGGAGCCCGCAACCGTGGAGTCCCCATGCAGTCCATCCAGCCCGCAGCCCGCCGACCGGAGCCGGGTGCCGGCCCTGTAG
- a CDS encoding AAA family ATPase: protein MTETSIAVNTVPAPPGPSALAADSEVVGAAVAAAGRGLIDRETVAEVVTLCAVAGEHLLVVGAPGTGKSEAVRRVAGQLGGRYFEYLLGRFTEPNELFGPVDLRGLREGRVEFETAGMLPEAEIAFLDEVFLGSTAVLNTLLGLLNERVFRRGRTVLDSPLRVCVGAANHLPDDPALAAFADRFLARVFVEPVADARLEELLEAGRRPADTSAGPGGPGGLLAAVDRLADAARACDLDEVTPLLGTALRRLRGAGVPVSDRRAVRSQKLVAAAAVLDGRTTASARDLWVLPLIAPTADTQALARDILADLVDKAANRSLAHAAEELSRSTAARAERLVRAGTALLAEHRTLPEGRDSRLRLEAALREIDAGFEPADLPVALAGIRAELVAAVVPS, encoded by the coding sequence GTGACCGAGACCAGCATCGCCGTGAACACCGTCCCCGCCCCGCCCGGCCCGTCCGCCCTCGCCGCGGACAGCGAGGTGGTCGGCGCAGCCGTGGCCGCCGCCGGCCGGGGCCTGATCGACCGCGAGACGGTCGCCGAGGTGGTCACGCTCTGCGCGGTCGCCGGTGAGCACCTCCTGGTCGTCGGCGCGCCGGGCACCGGCAAGTCCGAGGCCGTACGCCGTGTGGCCGGTCAGCTCGGTGGCCGCTACTTCGAGTACCTGCTCGGCCGGTTCACCGAACCGAACGAGCTGTTCGGCCCCGTCGACCTGCGCGGCCTGCGCGAGGGCCGGGTCGAGTTCGAGACCGCTGGGATGCTGCCCGAGGCCGAGATCGCCTTCCTGGACGAGGTGTTCCTCGGATCCACGGCCGTGCTCAACACCCTGCTCGGCCTGCTCAACGAACGGGTCTTCCGCCGCGGCCGCACCGTCCTCGACAGCCCGCTGCGGGTGTGCGTCGGCGCCGCCAACCACCTGCCCGACGACCCCGCCCTCGCGGCCTTCGCGGACCGCTTCCTCGCCCGCGTCTTCGTCGAACCGGTGGCCGACGCCCGGCTGGAGGAGCTGCTGGAGGCCGGCCGCCGCCCCGCGGACACCTCCGCGGGTCCGGGCGGCCCCGGCGGCCTGCTCGCCGCCGTCGACCGGCTCGCCGACGCCGCCCGCGCCTGCGACCTCGACGAGGTCACCCCGCTGCTCGGTACCGCGCTGCGCCGGCTGCGGGGTGCCGGAGTACCGGTCAGCGACCGCCGGGCGGTGCGCTCGCAGAAACTGGTCGCGGCCGCCGCCGTGCTGGACGGCCGGACCACCGCGTCCGCGCGCGACCTGTGGGTGCTGCCGCTGATCGCCCCCACCGCGGACACCCAGGCGCTGGCCCGCGACATCCTCGCCGACCTGGTCGACAAGGCCGCCAACCGCAGCCTCGCGCACGCCGCCGAAGAGCTGTCCCGCAGCACCGCCGCGCGTGCCGAGCGGCTGGTCCGCGCCGGCACGGCCCTGCTCGCGGAGCACCGTACCCTCCCCGAGGGACGTGACTCGCGCCTGCGGCTGGAAGCCGCGCTGCGGGAGATCGACGCGGGCTTCGAACCGGCCGACCTGCCGGTCGCGCTGGCCGGGATACGGGCCGAGCTGGTCGCGGCGGTCGTCCCCTCGTGA
- a CDS encoding lipopolysaccharide biosynthesis protein yields MTGPAADTASTTPAAAPSLGRKVGSAAKWSLINTVVMRLGNFATGIILARFFLGPEAWGVYGIAQTVLLVLLSANELGVSLAIVRWEGDPRRFAPTVLTLSAASSCLLYAVLFAAAPAVAGVLGSPEASGVLRVMCLCVVLDGLSQVPAGFLTREFAQGRRMAVDALNFVLSTAVTLLLAVEGWGAMSFAWGSVVGNVAALVGCCLAAPGTLKFGWDREQARALLKFGLPLAGASMLALGVVNVDTMVVGSALDPLALGFYVLAFNISGWPVRIISEAARRVSFAGFSRLADSPQALAAGFARALGVVMAGTVPICVLLAALAAPVVELVYGERWLPAARALPWLMALGLVRIGCELAYDCLVAIGRRRSLIGVQGLWLIILIPALVIGAHTGGIVGVAQGHVLVAGAVVVPVFLLALHRGGIRLGTVARSCAWPLLGGTVMAAVLLLLERYLGDGVLALLATGAAGTASYVLCVLPGRALLKG; encoded by the coding sequence GTGACCGGCCCCGCGGCGGACACCGCGAGCACCACCCCGGCGGCGGCGCCCTCACTCGGGCGCAAGGTCGGCTCCGCCGCCAAGTGGAGCCTGATCAACACCGTCGTCATGCGCCTCGGCAACTTCGCCACCGGCATCATCCTGGCCCGCTTCTTCCTGGGCCCCGAGGCCTGGGGCGTGTACGGGATCGCCCAGACCGTCCTGCTGGTCCTCCTATCCGCCAACGAACTCGGCGTCTCACTGGCGATCGTGCGCTGGGAGGGCGACCCGCGCCGCTTCGCCCCGACCGTCCTCACCCTCAGCGCCGCCTCCAGCTGCCTGCTGTACGCCGTGCTCTTCGCGGCCGCCCCCGCGGTGGCCGGGGTGCTCGGCTCGCCCGAGGCCTCCGGCGTGCTGCGGGTGATGTGCCTGTGCGTGGTCCTCGACGGACTCTCCCAGGTCCCCGCCGGCTTCCTCACCCGGGAGTTCGCGCAGGGCCGCCGGATGGCCGTCGACGCCCTCAACTTCGTCCTCAGCACCGCGGTGACCCTGCTGCTCGCCGTCGAAGGCTGGGGCGCCATGAGCTTCGCCTGGGGATCCGTCGTGGGCAACGTGGCCGCGCTCGTCGGGTGCTGCCTCGCCGCACCCGGCACCCTGAAGTTCGGCTGGGATCGGGAACAGGCCCGGGCGCTGCTGAAGTTCGGACTGCCGCTCGCCGGCGCCAGCATGCTGGCCCTCGGCGTGGTCAACGTGGACACCATGGTGGTGGGCTCGGCCCTCGACCCGCTGGCCCTCGGCTTCTACGTACTCGCCTTCAACATCTCCGGCTGGCCCGTGCGCATCATCTCCGAAGCCGCCCGCCGCGTCTCCTTCGCCGGCTTCTCCCGGCTGGCCGACTCGCCGCAGGCACTGGCCGCCGGCTTCGCCCGGGCCCTCGGCGTCGTGATGGCCGGCACCGTACCGATCTGCGTGCTGCTCGCCGCCCTCGCCGCCCCCGTCGTGGAGCTCGTCTACGGCGAACGCTGGCTGCCCGCCGCCCGGGCCCTGCCCTGGCTGATGGCGCTCGGCCTGGTCCGCATCGGCTGCGAACTCGCCTACGACTGCCTGGTGGCCATCGGCCGGCGCCGCTCGCTCATCGGCGTCCAGGGACTCTGGCTGATCATCCTGATCCCGGCCCTCGTGATCGGGGCCCACACCGGCGGGATCGTCGGTGTCGCCCAGGGCCACGTCCTGGTCGCCGGAGCCGTCGTGGTCCCGGTCTTCCTGCTCGCCCTGCACCGCGGCGGCATCCGGCTGGGCACCGTCGCCCGGTCCTGCGCCTGGCCGCTGCTCGGCGGCACGGTGATGGCCGCCGTACTCCTCCTGCTGGAGCGGTACCTGGGTGACGGCGTGCTCGCGCTCCTGGCGACCGGAGCAGCCGGCACCGCGAGCTACGTCCTGTGCGTCCTGCCCGGCCGCGCCTTACTCAAAGGGTAG